The Branchiostoma lanceolatum isolate klBraLanc5 chromosome 3, klBraLanc5.hap2, whole genome shotgun sequence DNA segment TCGATCCACCAAGAAGCCTACGTGTATTAGAATGTTGATAAGTTCTTCTGAAATTACTGTCCAACATACAGACCACTTATCTCGTCCATACTGTCATATATGTGGTGCTCGTCAATCTTTTGATAGCTGGTGACTCGCGATGAAGTTTGTGTACACAGTTAATGTACTTACTTACATGTGGTTAACTCGTAGTTAAAACAGCCAATTTCCCTTTAGGTCATCTGTAGACTTAGATAAACCCAGATTTATTATCAATACAAGGCTTACGGCGCACGCAAACGGCATATTGTTTTAGAGCCCCTTCCAAATATTGATTGAAGTTGCcctactttttcattttgccAAATTCACACATGACGTAATTTTTTGGCCCTTGAAAAAATCAAGATAGACTGTATTTCGTCGCAAtttcactatatatatatcgtTCCGAAACGAGCACCATATCTTAGATTGTCCACAGGCTCCTTCATTTCTTTAAGCCATATTATTAAGGTACTTGGTTTCCTTCGTTCCTGTCTCCTTTATGTAACCAAATCATTGACCAACTCATAGCAATGAAACAGTGTCTTAGCTATTAGTCATACATAGTCTACGAGATGTTATGTGTGCATCTCAAAGTAGTTGAAGCTGCATGTTAAAAACACGTATATTGTAAGCCTGGTATGACAAAGTACTTCTAAGCAGATCAATGTCTCATTTACTGGTCCGGACTCAGATATAGGCCGTCCGATAACAGTTGATTACAGAGGGTCAACTTGTTCTGACCTCCCGTCGTCAGAACAGATATGATCACATAAAAGATTTTTTCTCTCTGATTAAACGTTATAAGAGCTCCGGATTGTAGTTTCTGATGTATGGACTTAATCATTTGTCCTGAATTAGTGACTTTGGGTCATCACTTACCAATATCGGTGTCAGAGTcatatctgcagtaccgctcttGATCGCTTGGAGGCGCGTTACAAATCATTTGTTGATATGCCAATCTCAGTTCGTTTTAGAATTAGAAATGCTCAAATCCTTAAAGGCACAGAAAGAGGTTTAGATACTTTTTAAATTCAGCATCTTTAATACTTTTAAGAACGTTTAATGATAATTCAAACAATTTTCCTCACCGTGTCAGTTCTGAAATAGTTCAAACTCACTGTGCCTCTCTGAATTAACTTTATTCATTCCCATCACTGTGAGAAGTACATCAATCAACTTAGTGAAGAAAAACAACTGCTGGAAAAGAAGGagtatttacatttgtatttttgtaagttttgtgcATAACAATGATGATTGACTACACAGCAGAATTATTATGAGCTTCACAAGTGCCTTCGGTAAAAGTGACGTAATGTGAAAGCTGCCGTAAGACTAAGAGCGTTTTAAAACGCTATTCGTGACGTAACTAATGATGTGCCGAAGTACAAAAAGAATCATGGTGATTTAATATTTTTACGAGATCATATTTTCACGATTGTCTATAACAAACTTCTACAAAGGCAGAGGCAGCACTTTTGTACCAACACGTTTGAAACTATTGAACGGTAGCTTCATATGAATCACTGGAATGCAAGCGTTTACGAGCGCAGGCCAACTTTGCAGCGTGCAGCTAGCGTATAGCACACTCGTattaatacaaaatgattagaAGGGAATTATCACGATGTTTTCCCCCACAAAGGTTGATTCCTGGATTCCTGTGCACTTACGTTAACATCATTACTTTTTGACAAATGAGTGAAACTATAGATACAGACCTTTTGTATGGCAGTGTCGATAGTTAGCAACTGTTACTGTTGTAACGTTCAGAACTACTCAAAAATTCAACAAACTTTCTCAAGAAACAACGTTAACGTTCCTGGCAAGACACAATAAAAATTAATCATAAGTACATTTTTGGGCTCCTAAAAGTTATCTTAACTGAAATACGTTTCACAAATATGTACAGCTATGTAGATATTCCATCGACATAGCATGTGtcttcaaaatgtacatactgCTGTTAAATAATACTGCATGTTAGTATTGTACAAACCTTTGAACTGCTAAAAACAATTTAACCATGCATTTGTCGAATGAGTCGTTTTGAATCACTATAAATAGCTACAGATTCGAATCACTCTACATTAGACGGAATGCCGTACGTTTCCTATCGGCGTCCTTCCAAGTGCGTGGTTTggaacagctacatgtaggggGTGGCTGTTTCCTGCTGTCCAACTGGCCAACTCATTTGGTAACGAACCCACAATATCTGAGCTACGGTGTTCTCATATAAAACCATGTACCACGCATCGAAGAACGTCTTGTCCTCCTTGTTGAATAGTTGCAGTCTGTTCTTTCCTATTCATGAAGTtggtagttttgactgtacaccaATGAGGTAGCAAGGAGTCTCTGTCTCCCGactttgttttcagaaaagggGCGGTTCCTGGCTTTTCCGCTAGACGGCGTCAACAGGCCGTGAGGCGGCTTGAAAATACCCCATGCGAAAGTTGTTACAGCACAGAGCGATACATAGTAGTAGCGTAAGCATCATGCTCATCATCtggggaaagaaaaaagaacagAGTTTCAATACGATGACAAGTTATTTTAAAATTACTTGTCCTCGTAAAAGTCAGCGATTGTTATTCTCCTAGCTGATCTAAAACTGCAATGCCAATGTTATATATATGCCCTACGTGCTAGTTTAATCGTTCTTTTCACAATATCAAGGTTGTCTGATTAATATAATGAATCAAAATTTACAACAGGGTGCTTTAATGTCGTACCTGTATAACCCCCATGGAGACTCCTAACCACTTCATCATTTTTATTTGTCTGCTGTCTTCGAAAAATGAGAGCACGTAGAAACTGCACCCCTGTTGGGATAAAGGAAAAATCAGGTTATTATTTTCCTACTTCTTATTGATATCTTACGAAAGACTCAAGGCACCTTGCATGCAACAGACACACAGCTGCAGtcacaatgtacacacacatgtacattgcaagTAAATTTTACAAAGTATAAGAAAGTAAATGGATACTAATCACTTTGTGCGTATTGATTTGTATGTGACATTTTATGTTAAACATCTCTTCGACCATGAATTAGAGATACTCATAGTTACTGCAGACGTAccgcacacatatacacacacaaataaacatttaattttaaaagaaaaagtcAAATACTACATGCACACCTGACTGAAGTAATCCTCGCCCCTCCCAAGATGGCCGCAGCCCTCCGCCGGTACCCTACAGCAGGAGTCCGGGACCCACGTCTGGCTGGGCCTGGCAGGGAGCCGGTACCAGTCCCGATAACTGTTCATACCACAACAGTGGTACTGGAGGAAACACGGGAGAAACGGTTGGATGTCGGTATTTCAGTAAAAGAGAAGTATACTTGGGAACGTACATACTGCACTGAGAGTCAAAAGTTACTCTAATCAGATACCAGATATTTAACCAATATGTAGATGATACAATGTGTATGTATTATTGTATATGATATGTACCTGCATGTATGAAGGAAATATACACAAGGGGAGGagaagagagggagagggaggaaCAGggggagagggggagagagagacggacagacggacagacagacaagtagAGTTTTAAAGAATTATTTTTATTCTAGACGTCAAGCAAAGGAAGAGTGTTTTTAATTTACTCACCTCGTTCTGTATGAAGTCCCAGCCTTTTGTGACTTCACCATAATTTCTGTCTCCATAGAATCTCAATCTTCTCGATAAAATTGCAACTTCGTCATCTCGTCTTGGAAAAGGATCCTGGAGAACATATATTACCATAGTCATAAGTGTTAATAATTTGCCCTTTGATTGCCTTACATCGacgttagatatccaggtaataagatacacaacacagaagctactcaagcaactggattagtTTTGCAAACGGTCATaggtttcagatagcatccgcagtcactgacgaaagagacggatgctacctgaaacgtctagCTGATTGCAAAACATATCCAGTTGTTCTAGCGGCTTTCGTACTGTGTACATGGTTATAGGGGCTTACTACGTATAGTCGAAATGTGGCCAGCTGCAGTGACGTTATATAGCAGTAGATGGCCATCAACAAGAATGGATGAGATGCGAAACATGGACTTGACTGCTTTTAACCCAACAAACAATCCCGATACAACACAGTGTGCCGACGGATTAATGATATCGTGGCATCGGCAACAACTAAAGCCTTAAAGTATTTTGTTATGGTATCTTAGTTCGATGCCATAAGTAGGCATTTAAAAGTTTGCATAACAAGTCTATATACATTCTAAACCAATAGAAAAATTTAGAAGGTAGACTTGGTGTGCACTTACCTCATCTGGGTGTTTGTACGCCCACAAACCACCGCCAAGCTCAACGAAAAATATCAGCATCAAGCAAACAAGaaactgaaacaacaaaaagaaaatcttaGAAATGATCATAATGTAGTCCTAGGCTTACTACAACACAGGCTATGTATGATATGAAGAAGTAGATTAGgatattgatacagatataTGAGTATCATTTCAGTCTACTTTGTCTATCTTCATCTACGGTCTTTAGGGGCAACCTGTTAATTATTCATGGCAAACCTCACTGCCTGGGATTTGTAAATGATACATGCATTGTATGCAACTATGGAAGAAGCACGAAACTATCAATATTTTTCATTGGAAACGTTTTTCTGCACGGATGTGCTCCGAATGAGcagtcgccatcttgaatcCATCCAACCCACCAACATGGCGTTGACTATTCATAACTGTGACGTCAATTGTGAACTGAACACACTAGATTATCGGTCTCCATCTTGGATCCATCAAACCCACCAACTTGGTGGCGACTATTTATAACTATGACGTCATTTGTGAACCGAACACATTAGATTAtcggtcgccatcttggatccatCAAACCCACCGACTTGGTGGCGACTATTTATAACTATGACGTCATTTGTGAACGTACTTTCTATTGGTCGGACAAACGCCTTCCTACCTTTCCTAACAAGGCGGGGTTTTCCGTCATGGCGCCGCAGCAGCCCAGGAAGCCGACCAGGATCATGACGCAGGAGGCGGTCACGATGACGGGGTAGTACACGTTCACGAAGTACCCTCCGCCAGTGTCCTCCATCACCGCCCCTATGCTAATCAGGGCGGACACGTGATCCCGCACCCAGGTTCCCACCGCCACGATGGCCAGGCCGATGATCTGAAAAGATACATCAGTTTGAGGAGTCTGTATTGGAACATTGGAATTTGTTGTTCCCATACTACATAGCCGTTTGCACTCTTCTTAGTTATAACCAGCACTCAGCATGTGGAAAAGAGAATAGAAGTTGACtgaacacacatgcacacatcaCAACTAGTGACCTGCAccaagttgtgtggcccaaaggCAGTCTCATCATTGATGGGCGTCGCTATACACGTTATGTGTAGCACGGGGAGGACTTTTACTTTGATACTACACTTTTACTTTGATACTACATAGTCGTTCATAAGGCAGATAAGCCTCATAGAATGTTTGCTGTTATGTAGCAGAAAATGtgatacattgtaccttgtacaattgttgtgcaataaagtttgttaTGTTGCtgctttatttgcatgattattgcTGAGATGGTGAATCTGTCGTGCCCTTGAAGCAAACCCTGAACACTGCATATTTTGGACTGGGAGGCTACTATACCTTTACACATCATTGGTACAACCTTGGTACAACTTGGTCACGTCTGATACACATAATGTAGGCCATCTTAGATAGTGATCTAGAATATTTTTATTGCGACAGCCTTCACCAAATACCCAACAATAGCTGAGCCTCGCGTATGATTTACGGCACCACCGTAAAGTTCATGTGTTTCTCAGTTTCCGGCGAGAGGGTTCACTTTGTTTGAATGGCACAAAATACTGCACAACGTCACGGTCTGTCATCTCCCCACCCCCACC contains these protein-coding regions:
- the LOC136429957 gene encoding tetraspanin-12-like; this encodes MAVEDCIRCVKCLLFAFNVLFWIIGLAIVAVGTWVRDHVSALISIGAVMEDTGGGYFVNVYYPVIVTASCVMILVGFLGCCGAMTENPALLGKFLVCLMLIFFVELGGGLWAYKHPDEDPFPRRDDEVAILSRRLRFYGDRNYGEVTKGWDFIQNEYHCCGMNSYRDWYRLPARPSQTWVPDSCCRVPAEGCGHLGRGEDYFSQGCSFYVLSFFEDSRQIKMMKWLGVSMGVIQMMSMMLTLLLCIALCCNNFRMGYFQAASRPVDAV